From Haloglomus litoreum, the proteins below share one genomic window:
- a CDS encoding P-II family nitrogen regulator produces MSDAPNDGGVKLVTAFIRPDMLGEVKAALVDVGAPSITVTNVSGRGSQPAKKGQWRGEEYTVDLHSKVKVECYVADIPADEVAEAIVEAAKTGEPGDGKVFVSPVEEAYQIRTGVTGQDAV; encoded by the coding sequence ATGAGTGACGCCCCGAACGACGGCGGCGTGAAGCTGGTGACGGCGTTCATCCGCCCGGATATGCTGGGTGAGGTGAAGGCCGCCCTCGTGGACGTCGGGGCCCCCTCCATCACCGTGACGAACGTCTCCGGTCGCGGGAGCCAGCCCGCGAAGAAGGGCCAGTGGCGCGGTGAGGAGTACACCGTCGACCTGCACTCGAAGGTGAAGGTCGAGTGCTACGTGGCGGACATCCCCGCCGACGAGGTCGCCGAGGCCATCGTCGAGGCCGCCAAGACCGGCGAGCCCGGCGACGGCAAGGTGTTCGTCTCGCCCGTCGAGGAGGCCTACCAGATCCGGACCGGGGTGACCGGACAGGACGCGGTGTAG
- a CDS encoding ammonium transporter has translation MIEPILLQGDVTAIANSINAVWVLMVCFLIFFMQPGFALLEAGQVRAKNAGNVVMKNMTDWSMGVLVFFLAGAGVYAMAGMLGSPSVEFSISGAFSHINDPTAWIGWLFGAVFAMTAATIVSGAIAERMKFGAYVAYAFVLVAILYPIVAGSTWGGTGLLSSTGFLGEALGVGYKDFAGATVVHAMGGIAGLTAAYMVGPRKGRFDENGDAQPIPGHSVLFAVIGTLILAFGWYAFNVGTQATVLTTDGSFNGAALGRVALNTTLAMGAGMVFSTLTTTLWEGKPDPLFGANGLLAGLVAITGACAHVSWWGALVIGIIGGIQTPFVYRWVVDSLKIDDVCGVFAVHGSAGFIGTILIPFFDVAGFSTNQLIMQVAGSAFIGTFTVLGTMVTLLVVDAIIGLRVSEEEEVTGLDPSEHGMHAYPEFTDDSGPERAVADGGSVPGSTEVRTDGGSVEDTPTPAIVEVTDDE, from the coding sequence ATGATCGAACCGATTCTGCTCCAGGGTGACGTGACCGCCATCGCGAACAGCATCAACGCGGTGTGGGTGCTGATGGTGTGTTTCCTGATCTTCTTCATGCAGCCCGGGTTCGCGCTGCTGGAGGCCGGGCAGGTACGCGCGAAGAACGCGGGCAACGTCGTGATGAAGAACATGACCGACTGGTCGATGGGCGTACTGGTGTTCTTCCTCGCGGGAGCCGGGGTGTACGCCATGGCGGGGATGCTCGGCTCACCGAGCGTCGAGTTCTCCATCTCCGGCGCGTTCAGCCACATCAACGACCCGACGGCGTGGATCGGCTGGCTGTTCGGCGCCGTCTTCGCGATGACCGCGGCGACCATCGTCTCCGGGGCCATCGCCGAGCGGATGAAGTTCGGCGCGTACGTGGCCTACGCGTTCGTGCTGGTCGCGATACTCTACCCCATCGTCGCCGGGTCGACCTGGGGCGGCACGGGGCTGCTCTCCTCGACCGGCTTCCTGGGTGAGGCACTCGGCGTCGGCTACAAGGACTTCGCCGGCGCGACCGTCGTCCACGCGATGGGCGGCATCGCCGGGCTGACCGCCGCTTACATGGTCGGCCCGCGCAAGGGCCGCTTCGACGAGAACGGTGACGCACAGCCCATCCCCGGGCACTCCGTCCTGTTCGCGGTCATCGGGACGCTCATCCTCGCATTCGGCTGGTACGCGTTCAACGTCGGCACCCAGGCGACCGTCCTCACGACGGACGGCTCGTTCAACGGCGCCGCGCTGGGCCGCGTCGCGCTGAACACCACCCTCGCGATGGGCGCGGGCATGGTGTTCTCCACCCTGACCACGACGCTCTGGGAGGGCAAGCCGGACCCGCTGTTCGGCGCCAACGGCCTCCTGGCCGGCCTGGTCGCCATCACCGGCGCGTGTGCCCACGTCAGCTGGTGGGGCGCACTCGTCATCGGTATCATCGGCGGCATCCAGACCCCGTTCGTCTACCGCTGGGTCGTGGACTCGCTGAAGATCGACGACGTCTGTGGCGTCTTCGCGGTCCACGGGTCGGCCGGCTTCATCGGGACCATCCTCATCCCGTTCTTCGACGTGGCCGGCTTCTCGACCAACCAGCTCATCATGCAGGTCGCCGGCTCGGCGTTCATCGGGACGTTCACCGTCCTCGGTACGATGGTGACGCTCCTGGTCGTCGACGCGATCATCGGGCTGCGCGTCTCCGAGGAGGAGGAGGTCACGGGGCTGGACCCCTCCGAGCACGGCATGCACGCCTACCCCGAGTTCACGGACGACTCCGGCCCCGAGCGCGCGGTCGCCGACGGCGGCAGCGTGCCCGGCAGCACGGAGGTCCGCACGGACGGGGGGTCGGTCGAGGATACACCCACCCCGGCCATCGTGGAGGTGACCGACGATGAGTGA